A window of the Candidatus Delongbacteria bacterium genome harbors these coding sequences:
- a CDS encoding SUMF1/EgtB/PvdO family nonheme iron enzyme — translation MKILFCLLLAIISFLNAGKINLHTTDGIIEIEIDDFIKMELIENTVSQDNMILVEGGIFQMGDEIGDLWEGCRPIHQVTLKSFYIGVSEVTQFEWENVMLGNNNDIWETPSHPSHGIGITHPVNRISWYDILVFCNRKSMIDGLDPVYTINDSKNPDDWGESPTSNNPNWDAVICNWTGNGYRLPTEAEWEYAARGGSEDNPTIYAGSDDIEVVAWYASNSDNSCHPVKSKSSNELGLYDMSGNISEWTWDWLGYYSDDPQSNPYGPTNGNYRTFRGGCWFYTDSGVRVSYRDFNLPRCRNGTVGFRIARSN, via the coding sequence ATGAAAATACTTTTTTGTTTATTGTTGGCGATAATTTCGTTTTTGAATGCAGGTAAAATAAATCTACATACAACCGATGGAATAATTGAAATTGAAATCGATGATTTTATAAAAATGGAATTAATCGAGAATACAGTTAGTCAAGATAATATGATTTTAGTTGAGGGTGGTATCTTTCAAATGGGAGACGAAATTGGTGACTTGTGGGAAGGATGTCGCCCCATTCACCAAGTTACGTTGAAATCGTTTTACATTGGGGTATCTGAAGTTACTCAATTTGAATGGGAAAATGTTATGCTTGGAAATAATAATGATATATGGGAAACGCCAAGTCATCCTAGTCATGGCATAGGAATTACACATCCAGTTAATCGAATTAGTTGGTATGATATTTTGGTATTCTGTAATAGAAAGAGTATGATAGATGGGTTAGACCCTGTATATACGATAAATGACTCTAAAAATCCAGATGATTGGGGTGAGTCTCCAACAAGTAATAATCCTAACTGGGATGCTGTTATTTGCAATTGGACTGGAAATGGCTACAGGCTACCAACTGAAGCAGAATGGGAATACGCTGCAAGAGGTGGGTCAGAAGATAATCCTACCATTTATGCTGGTAGCGATGATATAGAGGTTGTGGCTTGGTATGCTAGTAATTCGGATAATTCCTGCCATCCAGTAAAAAGTAAATCATCAAATGAACTAGGATTGTATGATATGAGCGGCAATATAAGTGAGTGGACATGGGACTGGCTTGGATATTATTCTGATGATCCACAATCAAATCCATATGGACCTACTAATGGAAATTATCGAACTTTTAGAGGAGGATGTTGGTTTTATACAGATTCAGGTGTCCGAGTTTCTTATAGAGATTTTAACTTACCCCGTTGTCGTAATGGTACTGTAGGGTTTCGAATTGCTAGATCAAATTAA
- the gmhA gene encoding D-sedoheptulose 7-phosphate isomerase codes for MFTDKIFESLNEGKALLEKFISDKKNIEIVNRISEEIATAFKAGKKVIICGNGGSLTDAMHFAEELTGRFRDNRNALPAIAIADPSHITCCANDFGFENIFSRGVEAYGNIGDIFIGLSTSGNSPNIINAVDKAKELNLLTFSFLGKDGGKLKGMCDFEIIVDGKTSDRIQEIHMMVLHIIVEIIERIIFPENYECKK; via the coding sequence ATGTTTACTGACAAAATATTCGAGTCACTCAATGAAGGAAAAGCACTCCTTGAAAAATTTATTTCAGATAAAAAGAATATTGAAATAGTAAATCGAATATCTGAAGAAATTGCTACTGCTTTTAAAGCAGGAAAAAAAGTAATAATTTGTGGTAATGGAGGATCTTTAACTGATGCGATGCATTTTGCGGAAGAGCTGACTGGTAGATTTAGGGATAATAGAAATGCTTTGCCTGCTATTGCAATAGCAGATCCATCACATATTACATGTTGTGCAAATGATTTTGGCTTTGAAAACATTTTTTCTCGTGGAGTTGAAGCATATGGCAATATAGGTGATATTTTTATAGGTTTATCAACCAGTGGTAATTCTCCAAATATAATCAACGCAGTTGACAAAGCTAAAGAGTTAAACTTGCTTACTTTTTCATTCCTTGGTAAGGATGGTGGTAAGTTGAAAGGAATGTGCGATTTTGAAATTATTGTTGACGGCAAAACCTCTGACAGAATTCAGGAAATTCATATGATGGTTCTACATATCATAGTAGAGATTATAGAAAGAATAATTTTTCCAGAAAACTATGAATGTAAAAAATAA
- a CDS encoding N-acetyltransferase translates to MKYNDVVFGQNVVIGENVKIGKGTIIGHNVVIHNDTIIGENVRVDDNTVLGKNLMKAANSAVTKEQQLDPLTIGDSCLIGACVVLYRGVKIGNKVLIADQAAVQFKSIVGDFTIVGRGVLVESSCSIGSRVKLESGTYITAYSTIEDYCFIAPNVSTSNDNFAGRSEQRFDKFKGVTVKRGGRIGVNATILPGIVIEEDAMVAAGSVVTRNVQKGKVVAGVPAKEFCDVPEDQLLVNNIKV, encoded by the coding sequence ATGAAATATAATGACGTAGTATTTGGACAGAATGTTGTTATTGGCGAAAACGTTAAAATTGGTAAAGGCACAATAATTGGTCACAATGTTGTAATTCATAATGATACTATCATTGGTGAAAATGTTAGAGTTGACGATAATACAGTTCTAGGAAAGAATTTGATGAAGGCTGCAAACTCAGCCGTTACTAAAGAGCAACAACTTGATCCTTTAACAATTGGTGATAGTTGCCTGATTGGTGCTTGCGTTGTTCTTTATAGAGGAGTGAAAATTGGAAATAAAGTTCTGATAGCTGATCAAGCAGCAGTTCAATTTAAATCAATTGTTGGTGATTTTACTATAGTTGGAAGAGGTGTTCTTGTGGAATCATCATGCTCCATAGGTAGCAGAGTAAAACTTGAATCTGGAACTTATATTACAGCATATTCAACAATTGAAGATTATTGTTTTATCGCTCCAAATGTGTCAACTAGTAACGATAATTTTGCTGGAAGATCAGAACAAAGATTTGATAAATTCAAAGGTGTTACGGTTAAACGAGGTGGAAGAATTGGAGTAAATGCCACTATTTTACCGGGTATTGTGATTGAAGAGGATGCGATGGTTGCTGCAGGTAGTGTTGTTACCAGAAATGTTCAAAAAGGTAAAGTGGTAGCTGGCGTACCGGCAAAAGAGTTCTGTGATGTACCAGAAGATCAATTACTCGTAAATAATATTAAGGTTTAA
- a CDS encoding PD-(D/E)XK nuclease family transposase: MSEMKEKYINLFTDYGFKRVFGTDINKDLLIDFLNELLEKKEGKIVNLTYLTSEQIGYTETDRKAIFDLYCENEKGEKFIVELQKARQNYFKDRSVFYATFPIQSQAKKGEWDYNLKAVYAIGILDFIFDKDTSKAEKENKIVTTVKLTDIETNKVFYDKLTFVYIEIPKFNKNIEELDTRFDKWLYSFKYLHRLQDRPKQLQESIFNRLFEIAEIAKLTQDEYFEYESSMKYWRDYKNTIDTAKEEGMIEGEKRKTHEIAINCLKNNIDFETISILTGLTKEEIESLKE, translated from the coding sequence ATGAGTGAAATGAAAGAAAAATATATAAATCTATTTACAGACTATGGGTTTAAAAGAGTTTTTGGTACTGACATAAATAAAGATTTGTTGATTGATTTTCTTAATGAATTGTTAGAGAAAAAGGAAGGGAAAATAGTAAACTTAACATATCTAACTTCTGAACAAATCGGCTATACAGAAACTGATAGAAAGGCAATATTTGATCTTTACTGTGAAAATGAAAAGGGGGAGAAATTTATTGTTGAATTGCAGAAAGCAAGGCAAAATTATTTTAAAGACAGATCCGTTTTTTATGCTACCTTTCCTATTCAAAGTCAGGCTAAAAAGGGCGAGTGGGATTATAATTTGAAAGCTGTTTATGCTATCGGAATCCTTGATTTTATATTTGATAAAGATACTTCTAAGGCTGAAAAGGAGAATAAAATAGTCACTACTGTAAAACTTACTGATATTGAAACAAATAAAGTTTTCTATGATAAGCTTACTTTTGTTTATATCGAAATTCCTAAATTTAATAAAAATATTGAAGAATTAGATACTCGCTTTGATAAGTGGTTATATTCTTTTAAGTATTTACACAGACTTCAGGATCGACCAAAACAGCTACAGGAATCAATTTTTAACAGACTCTTTGAAATAGCTGAAATAGCCAAATTAACTCAAGATGAGTATTTTGAGTATGAGAGTAGTATGAAGTATTGGAGAGATTATAAGAATACTATCGATACTGCGAAAGAGGAAGGTATGATTGAAGGAGAAAAGCGAAAAACTCATGAAATCGCTATCAATTGTTTGAAAAATAATATTGACTTTGAAACTATCTCTATTTTAACAGGATTAACGAAAGAAGAGATTGAATCGCTAAAAGAATAA
- the lptG gene encoding LPS export ABC transporter permease LptG yields MLKLYDRYILNRYINTVIVTLIAVVFVYILIDLFENLNKFLDAKTPFIGYVIVYSLKVPIIISQVFPAIIFMSLLFTFGSLNKYNEVLSLITSGISYYRISIPIIFIGIFFACFHFAFSELFLPITSRIYVQAEQEYLKKGRKISASKDNVAYQEGNDIVYIKNFSSSSNTAFGVSVQRVEHGRLIYRIDSDRMVYRENDWVLTGNKRRDFTDDSLYYSEPEKIIQKFNFTPKEIKEVELKPIELGYFELKEFIKKKEEIGIDMTKWHVELHSKVAYSSVTLVMILIAVPLSAGRVRASASVNFGISILTAFTFYLIIIMFKNWGMAGDLDPLVAAWSPNLMFVLFSIYLYLKVRS; encoded by the coding sequence ATGCTTAAATTATATGATCGTTACATCTTAAATAGATATATAAATACTGTCATAGTAACTCTTATTGCTGTAGTATTTGTTTACATCCTCATTGATCTTTTTGAAAATTTAAACAAATTCTTGGATGCCAAAACACCTTTCATCGGATACGTAATTGTTTATTCACTGAAAGTCCCAATCATAATTTCTCAGGTTTTTCCAGCTATAATTTTTATGTCCCTTTTGTTTACTTTTGGCTCTTTAAACAAGTACAATGAAGTTCTTTCCCTTATAACTTCAGGTATAAGTTATTATAGAATCAGTATTCCAATAATTTTTATTGGGATATTTTTCGCCTGTTTTCACTTTGCTTTTAGTGAACTGTTCTTACCAATTACATCAAGGATTTATGTTCAGGCAGAACAGGAATACTTGAAAAAAGGACGAAAAATATCTGCCAGTAAAGACAATGTTGCATATCAGGAGGGTAATGATATTGTTTATATAAAAAATTTTAGCTCTTCCAGTAATACAGCCTTTGGCGTATCAGTTCAAAGAGTTGAACATGGAAGATTGATATACAGAATCGATTCAGATAGAATGGTTTACAGAGAAAATGACTGGGTCCTTACAGGCAATAAGAGAAGGGATTTTACGGATGATTCACTCTACTATTCCGAACCTGAAAAAATTATTCAGAAATTTAATTTTACACCTAAAGAGATTAAAGAAGTAGAATTAAAACCTATAGAACTTGGCTATTTTGAACTAAAAGAGTTCATTAAGAAAAAAGAGGAAATTGGTATTGACATGACTAAATGGCATGTCGAGCTTCACAGTAAAGTTGCCTATAGTAGTGTTACATTAGTTATGATTTTGATTGCTGTTCCTTTATCTGCTGGGAGGGTCAGGGCTTCTGCTTCAGTTAACTTTGGTATATCAATACTTACCGCATTTACCTTTTATTTGATAATTATAATGTTTAAAAATTGGGGAATGGCTGGAGATCTGGATCCTTTGGTTGCAGCCTGGAGCCCTAATTTAATGTTTGTTCTTTTCTCGATATATTTATATCTAAAAGTAAGGAGTTAA
- a CDS encoding T9SS type A sorting domain-containing protein produces MKILMLTIMLMIFGNLKATDYELKVTKSDEVLVFDLLADTEITFTDLDNYELNITTVDGEISIDVVDMIKIDFSDLTPIEQEQVFEKMGLTLFGNYPNPFNPSTTINFQTMVEGFVNISVYNQNGQLISKLLDENLAAGKHSIVWNSENQNVSSGVYFLKVEQNNQLVSTKMLLMK; encoded by the coding sequence ATGAAAATCTTAATGTTAACTATAATGTTGATGATATTTGGAAACTTAAAAGCTACAGATTACGAATTAAAAGTTACAAAATCCGATGAAGTGTTAGTATTTGATTTGTTAGCAGATACTGAGATAACTTTTACAGATTTGGATAATTACGAGTTGAATATTACTACAGTTGATGGAGAGATTTCAATTGATGTAGTAGATATGATAAAAATTGATTTTTCAGACTTGACTCCAATCGAACAAGAACAAGTATTTGAGAAAATGGGTTTGACCTTGTTTGGTAACTATCCAAACCCCTTTAACCCTTCTACTACAATAAATTTCCAAACTATGGTAGAAGGTTTTGTTAATATTTCTGTTTATAATCAAAATGGACAACTAATCTCTAAACTTCTTGATGAAAATTTAGCTGCTGGTAAGCATTCTATCGTATGGAATAGTGAAAATCAAAATGTAAGTAGTGGTGTATACTTCTTAAAAGTTGAACAAAACAACCAATTAGTTAGTACTAAAATGTTGCTCATGAAATAG
- a CDS encoding LptF/LptG family permease, translating to MRILYTYIIKEHIFPFFMSLGIILFLFVLNIIMKMMSSFVGKGIDILIIIEFFYLSLGWILAMAIPMSVLVATLMAYGRLAQDNEYAVMQSSGISIFKVLTPAFTIGIALSFFMLSFNNHILPEMNHKNKLLKHAIKRKKPMAVVEPGFFINDIPGVIFKAEEVDNINKTLTDVIMIQKSTIEKSRRTITAKTGKVYFDENSSNYNFEFYDGEFSNLDLKESNNYIRSAFSKMILRVEDKNGSFKVDDNDYYSDREKSTDSLMAKIQRLEARKASKEIINSVKVEYYKKFAISFACLIFALTGAPLGLMSGKGGLGSSAVLSIILFTIYWIFLMSGEDLSDRGLLNPVFAMWNANIITGILGVFMIWQASKGAKISFGFIPTFFRYLKSIFSKGRNA from the coding sequence ATGAGAATACTCTATACTTATATTATAAAAGAACATATTTTCCCTTTTTTCATGTCCTTAGGAATAATTCTGTTCCTTTTTGTACTGAATATTATTATGAAAATGATGAGTAGCTTTGTAGGTAAGGGAATTGATATTCTTATAATAATAGAATTTTTTTACTTAAGCTTAGGATGGATTCTGGCCATGGCAATACCCATGTCGGTTCTTGTGGCAACTTTGATGGCCTATGGAAGGCTCGCTCAAGACAATGAGTATGCCGTAATGCAATCCAGTGGGATTTCTATTTTTAAGGTTCTTACACCAGCTTTTACAATAGGTATTGCCCTCAGTTTTTTTATGTTAAGTTTCAATAATCATATATTACCTGAAATGAATCACAAAAATAAACTACTCAAGCATGCTATTAAGAGAAAAAAACCGATGGCTGTGGTTGAACCAGGTTTTTTTATCAATGATATTCCTGGAGTGATTTTCAAAGCAGAGGAAGTAGATAATATTAATAAAACTCTTACAGATGTGATAATGATACAAAAATCAACAATTGAGAAATCCCGAAGAACTATTACCGCAAAAACTGGAAAAGTATACTTTGATGAAAATAGTAGTAATTACAATTTTGAGTTCTATGACGGAGAATTTTCAAATTTAGATTTGAAGGAGAGTAATAATTATATAAGATCTGCTTTTTCAAAAATGATTCTTCGCGTAGAGGATAAAAACGGAAGCTTTAAAGTTGATGATAATGATTATTACAGTGACAGAGAGAAGTCTACAGATAGTCTAATGGCAAAAATTCAAAGATTGGAAGCCAGAAAGGCATCTAAGGAGATAATCAACTCTGTGAAAGTAGAATATTATAAGAAATTTGCCATATCTTTTGCCTGTCTAATTTTTGCCCTTACCGGTGCTCCCCTTGGACTAATGTCAGGTAAAGGAGGTCTGGGTTCTTCTGCAGTATTGAGTATCATCCTTTTTACGATCTATTGGATTTTCCTGATGTCGGGAGAAGATCTTTCAGATAGAGGATTACTAAACCCAGTTTTTGCTATGTGGAATGCCAATATTATTACTGGTATTTTGGGAGTATTTATGATATGGCAGGCGTCAAAAGGTGCTAAGATAAGCTTCGGTTTTATACCAACATTTTTCAGATATCTAAAATCAATTTTTTCAAAGGGTAGGAATGCTTAA